Proteins encoded together in one Musa acuminata AAA Group cultivar baxijiao chromosome BXJ3-6, Cavendish_Baxijiao_AAA, whole genome shotgun sequence window:
- the LOC103989252 gene encoding uncharacterized protein LOC103989252 → MTPQDGRRPIKRSTVSDQQRRRELALVRQAQQRSDSQNRARRLASSVLALHSSPEPALPDDAIEPEQAPEVDWAQTEADLTESEAPVRDLNVAQASKLRGREARRWFAHQLMLPEWMIDIPPHLDRDWYVFARPAGNRCFVVSSNGTTISRLRNGSVLHHFPSSLPNGSRTRDMSGPASSYCILDCIFHEPNQTYYVIDMVCWRGYSLYDCTAEFRFFWLNSKLAESGACNPPSTYHRYTFSVVPIYDCDQAGLHAAYSSVVPYVKDGLLFYNKHAHYQTGNTPLALVWKDNYCSEYFLDTDSKGLVPTQQQVVLEIQDDGRLTTSDDPPVVFGCVEADFIQKSGLRAGNLLRFAIRDESVSLVDGKLELGGLQFVSKANRARAFADSYSKVFFQYAARHSPLRIEDLAASVQPSHVHDNTIKDVDMDG, encoded by the exons atgacgCCACAGGATGGCCGCCGCCCGATCAAGCGCTCGACCGTCTCGGACCAGCAGCGGCGACGGGAGTTGGCTCTCGTCCGCCAGGCCCAGCAGCGATCGGATTCTCAGAACCGTGCCCGCCGCCTCGCATCCTCTGTCCTCGCCCTCCACTCCTCTCCGGAGCCTGCCCTTCCCGACGACGCCATCGAACCGGAGCAGGCGCCGGAGGTGGATTGGGCGCAGACCGAGGCGGATTTGACTGAGTCCGAGGCGCCGGTGAGGGATTTGAACGTGGCGCAGGCCTCCAAACTCAGGGGCCGAGAGGCTCGCCGGTGGTTCGCGCACCAGCTCATGCTTCCAGAGTGGATGATCGACATCCCTCCTCACCTTGACCGAGACTG GTATGTCTTTGCAAGACCTGCTGGTAACCGGTGCTTTGTCGTTTCCTCTAATGGTACCACCATTAGTAGGCTCCGGAATGGATCTGTGCTACATCACTTTCCTTCTTCGTTACCTAATGGCTCCAGGACAAGAGACATGTCAGGCCCTGCAAGTTCGTATTGTATCCTGGATTGCATTTTTCATGAG CCTAATCAGACATACTATGTGATTGATATGGTCTGTTGGAGAGGGTACTCGTTGTATGATTGTACTGCAGAATTCAGATTCTTTTGGCTGAATTCTAAGCTTGCAGAATCTGGAGCTTGCAATCCTCCATCAACATACCACAGATACACGTTTAGTGTTGTTCCTATCTACGATTGTGACCAGGCAGGTCTGCATGCAGCATATTCTAGTGTTGTGCCTTATGTGAAAGATGGGTTATTGTTCTACAACAA ACATGCACATTATCAAACTGGGAATACACCTTTGGCGCTAGTGTGGAAGGACAACTACTGTAGTGAGTACTTCCTTGATACAGACAGCAAAGGATTGGTGCCAACTCAGCAACAG GTTGTCTTGGAGATCCAAGATGATGGTAGATTAACAACCTCTGATGATCCTCCTGTTGTATTTGGTTGTGTAGAGGCGGATTTTATTCAGAAG TCAGGTCTGCGGGCAGGAAACCTCCTCCGATTTGCCATCAGAGATGAAAGTGTGAGTCTTGTTGATGGCAAGCTGGAGTTAGGTGGTTTACAATTTGTAAGCAAAGCTAATCGTGCACGGGCTTTTGCAGATAGCTACTCGAAG GTTTTCTTCCAGTATGCTGCTCGGCATTCTCCTCTTCGAATCGAGGATCTTGCTGCATCGGTTCAGCCAAGTCATGTCCATGACAACACAATTAAAGATGTTGACATGGATGGTTGA